AACGATTACTTTTTTATACCATTAAAAAGAATAAATCCCTTGCCTGTAAATTAACAAGGGATTTTTATCAAGCTAAATAAAAATTGATAATATTAATCTTGATGTCGATTTTCATCCTGTTGAATGACTTGACTAACAAGATTAGACATGCGCATACCTTCAACTAATGATTGGTCATAAACAAATTTTAATTCTGGAATAATCCTTAATTTCATTGCTTTACCAACTAAAGAACGAATATAACCCGTTGCATCATTCAATACTTTCAATCCTTGAGTAACAACTTCTGAATCATCATCATTAAGAAATGTCACAAATACCTTCGCATAAGACAAATCCTTAGATAGTTCTACTCCGGAGACTGTTACCATACCAAGACGAGGATCTTTTATTTCTCTTTGCAATATAATTGCAATTTCTTTTTGTAGTTCGTGACCAACACGTTGTGGGCGACTAAATGACTTTGCCATATTATTGAATCCTCCCAAATGATCCGGTTAAGTGAAAAGCACAAAACCGGATTAATGCTTTATAATTTGCTATTCTTCAACAATAGCTAAATTTAGATAGTTCGTTTAATTTCGATTGTTTCGAATACTTCGATCGAATCGCCTACACGAACATCATTGTAATTTCGAACGCCAATACCACATTCCATACCATTACGAACTTCATTAACATCATCTTTAAAACGGCGTAGTGATTCTAATTCACCTTCATAAATAACAACGTTTTCACGTAGAACGCGGATTGGATTATGACGTTTTACAACACCTTCAACAACCATACAACCTGCAATTGCACCAAACTTAGGTGATTTAAATACGTCGCGAACCTCTGCTAAACCAATAATTTCTTGCTTGTATTCAGGAGAAAGCATACCACTCATCGCCTGTTTAACTTCATCAATTAGGTCATAAATAACAGAATAGTAACGTAGATCCAGATTTTCTGATTCAATTACCTTGCGCGCGGATGCATCAGCACGAACATTGAAACCAAGTATAATTGCATTTGATGCCGCCGCTAATGATGCATCAGTTTCTGTAATACCACCAACACCTGAACCAACAATCTTAACTTTTACTTCATCTGTTGATAGTTTAATTAATGCGTCACTAATTGCCTCAACTGAACCTTGTACATCAGCTTTTAACACGATATTTAATTCGGATACATCACCTTCGGTCATGTTGGTGAACATGTTTTCCAGTTTTGCTTTTTGTTGACGTGCTAATTTCACATCACGGAATTTACCTTGACGATAAAGGGCAACTTCACGCGCTTTCTTCTCATCACGAACAACGGTTGCTTCATCGCCTGCTGCTGGCACACCAGAAAGCCCTAAGATTTCAACAGGAGTAGATGGACCTGCTTCCGTCACGTCTTTGCCCATTTCATTACGCATTGCACGAATACGTCCGTACTCAAATCCACAAAGAACAATATCACCTTTATGTAAAGTACCTGACTGAACGAGTACAGTAGCAACTGGACCACGACCTTTATCCAAGAAGGATTCAATCACAACACCACTTGCCATACCAGATTTAATAGCGGTTAACTCTAATACTTCAGCTTGTAATAGAATTGCTTCTAAAAGCTGATCGATTCCTGTACCAACCTTAGCAGATACGTGAACAAATTGAGCATCACCACCCCAATCTTCTGACATTACACCGTATTGTGCTAGTTCACCCTTAATACGTTCAGGATCAGCCTCTGGTTTATCAATTTTATTCACTGCAACAACAATAGGTACATTGGCAGCTTTAGCATGTTGAATTGCTTCAATAGTTTGTGGCATTACACCATCATCGGCAGCAACAACTAATACGACGATATCAGTAGCTTTCGCACCACGAGCACGCATTGAAGTAAATGCAGCATGTCCTGGAGTATCTAAAAATGTGATTTCACCATTCGGTGTTTTTACATGATATGCACCAATATGCTGAGTAATACCACCGGCTTCACCGGAAGCAACTTTTGCTTTACGAATATAGTCCAATAAAGAGGTTTTACCATGGTCAACGTGACCCATAATTGTAACAACTGGAGCACGCGATACTTTTTCAGCGCCTGTATCACGATCGCTCATTAGTGATTCTTCTAATTCATTTTCACGACGAAGTACTACTTTATGACCCATTTCCTCAGCAACTAGTTGTGCTGTTTCCTGATCGATTACCTGATTAATGGTTGCCATTGCTCCCATTTTCATCATGGTTTTAATCACTTCGGAACCTTTAACTGCCATTTTATTAGCAAGTTCTGCAACTGTTATTGTTTCACCAATGACAACATCACGGTTAACGGCTTGTACAGGTTTATTAAAACCTTGTTGAATAGTACTTTTGCCTTTTTTCTTGTGACCACTACGTGTAATAGCACGTGCTTCTTCGCGTTCAGCTTTGCTTTCTGACAGCTTACTACCTTTCTTCTGTTTGGTAATTTTGCCACCTCGTCCACGTCCACGTCCGCTTTCAACTTCACGGTCATTGTCATCTTCGGCAGCTCTAGCATAAGCAGAGGTGGTAACATGATAATCTTCATTTTCTTCAATGCGTTCTTCATTGTCATCACTATATTGTGCTGCAAGTTTGCGTGCCTCTTCCGCCATTCGCTTAGCTTCTTCTTCAAGCTTACGACGGTTTTCTT
Above is a genomic segment from Frischella perrara containing:
- the rbfA gene encoding 30S ribosome-binding factor RbfA, yielding MAKSFSRPQRVGHELQKEIAIILQREIKDPRLGMVTVSGVELSKDLSYAKVFVTFLNDDDSEVVTQGLKVLNDATGYIRSLVGKAMKLRIIPELKFVYDQSLVEGMRMSNLVSQVIQQDENRHQD
- the infB gene encoding translation initiation factor IF-2, encoding MTKVSIKTLAQEINTPVETLLQKFAEAGIKKSVSDTVTQAEKEALLAHLNPQKAPTKLTLQRKTHSTLNVQGSGGKSKEVKIEVRKKRTFVKHDAAQIAAEQEKARLEAERKAAEQKAAEEEKARLLAEEKAKQEAEKLRREQELQAEQAKQAELAKANAEKEQIQEAKTANNDTKVKKVNDEKARLEAEANEIKRKAEEENRRKLEEEAKRMAEEARKLAAQYSDDNEERIEENEDYHVTTSAYARAAEDDNDREVESGRGRGRGGKITKQKKGSKLSESKAEREEARAITRSGHKKKGKSTIQQGFNKPVQAVNRDVVIGETITVAELANKMAVKGSEVIKTMMKMGAMATINQVIDQETAQLVAEEMGHKVVLRRENELEESLMSDRDTGAEKVSRAPVVTIMGHVDHGKTSLLDYIRKAKVASGEAGGITQHIGAYHVKTPNGEITFLDTPGHAAFTSMRARGAKATDIVVLVVAADDGVMPQTIEAIQHAKAANVPIVVAVNKIDKPEADPERIKGELAQYGVMSEDWGGDAQFVHVSAKVGTGIDQLLEAILLQAEVLELTAIKSGMASGVVIESFLDKGRGPVATVLVQSGTLHKGDIVLCGFEYGRIRAMRNEMGKDVTEAGPSTPVEILGLSGVPAAGDEATVVRDEKKAREVALYRQGKFRDVKLARQQKAKLENMFTNMTEGDVSELNIVLKADVQGSVEAISDALIKLSTDEVKVKIVGSGVGGITETDASLAAASNAIILGFNVRADASARKVIESENLDLRYYSVIYDLIDEVKQAMSGMLSPEYKQEIIGLAEVRDVFKSPKFGAIAGCMVVEGVVKRHNPIRVLRENVVIYEGELESLRRFKDDVNEVRNGMECGIGVRNYNDVRVGDSIEVFETIEIKRTI